GTTAGCTAGGCTCAAAAACTCACTAAAACGTGCTAAAGAGCACATTTCTTACGTTCAGACAGTTTTCACCTTTTTCCGCTAAAAAATAAAAAAATTTAGCTTTATCAAAGTCAGGAAAAGAGCCGTAGGGAATGGAGCTTTAATTGGATTTATTTATTTCTTATATTTTTACTTTTCAAAAGAAAAACATTATAAGAGAAACGTGGAGCGGGGTTCTGCCTTTGTTGAAGCCGAGCGTTTATTTTTTGTTTCGAAACAGCCTGAAACTGTCTGAGTGTAAAGAAATATGCTCTTTAGCATATTTTAACGAGTTTTGCAGGGCAGAAACACAAAATAATAAGTGAGGGAAGCTGCAAGCCTTCAACAACTTGGCAGTTGCTTTCTTGTTTCTTCTTTTCAAGAAAAGAAGAAAAAAAACGAATGCGCTAGCTTTTACGAGCTCTTAATAGAAGAAGTTATTTTATTAGTATATTTTATCTCAAAAAATCATTCACTATAATTTTTATTTCTCCATGAATATCCACCCTCTTCCTATCCTTTCCATCAATACAAACAAACTGCGCATTCTTGCATAAACGAAACACATGTGGCATCTTTTATTTTAATCTATATTCATTTGCTTTAAGTATAAGCTTTGTTTTGGATTATAATCCTTTCTACAAACTAAACAAGTAGGGATTGAGACAACTTTGCTATCAATAGCAGTGAGTTTTAGTTTACCTAAAAATCCAAACTTTTCAACTATAGATTTGGGCAACAGTGTTTTTCCCATACCTAATTCTACGCAAGACAGAATTACACCAAAGTCTGCTATTTCTATAGTTTCATAATCAAAATTTTCAATATAATCACAATATTTTTTCATTCCTAGGTAAAAAGCACAGTTTTTTTCATGAGCTAAAATTGCATTCTTATTACATTTAATTTTAGGTTCTACAAATAAAAGTTCATTTTCGAACTTCTGTAAAACCATTAAATCATTATTGATTGGTTCATGATTAATAAAGCCAATATCAACTTTATATTCTAAAAGCATTTTTGTTATTGGATTAGTATTATCTGTTATTAATTCTAGTTTTAGTTCTGGGTAATCCTTGTTAATACTTTTTAAAAAAGGAAATAAGCGCATAGAAGCATTTGAAAAAGTAGAAGCAATAATAAGTGAATTTTGCACTTTTATATTCTGCATCTGAATACTTAATTCATCTAGTTTATTAATAATTTCTATTGCTTTTGGAAGAAGGTTCTCTCCTTCTTTAGTTAAAACTACACCTTTAGGAATACGGTGAAATAATTTAAACTCAATATTTTTCTCTAATTGTTTTATA
The genomic region above belongs to Campylobacteraceae bacterium and contains:
- a CDS encoding LysR family transcriptional regulator, encoding MDAHLLRIFVVVARNKSFTKASKKLQVSQTNVTLRIKQLEKNIEFKLFHRIPKGVVLTKEGENLLPKAIEIINKLDELSIQMQNIKVQNSLIIASTFSNASMRLFPFLKSINKDYPELKLELITDNTNPITKMLLEYKVDIGFINHEPINNDLMVLQKFENELLFVEPKIKCNKNAILAHEKNCAFYLGMKKYCDYIENFDYETIEIADFGVILSCVELGMGKTLLPKSIVEKFGFLGKLKLTAIDSKVVSIPTCLVCRKDYNPKQSLYLKQMNID